One Candidatus Parvarchaeota archaeon genomic window, CCGCAAGGGAAGCTCAATTAACAGGACCCGCACTGCCTTTGGGAAAAGCGTTTATGTTGTCGAGGATGCTGACACCATGGAACAATTTATAAAGAACATGTTCGCAAATATCAACGTCACAAACATCAATGTGCACGAGAAGCTCAATACCCGCACTGCGTATGTGACTGTTGATGAATCAGACCGCGGGGCCTCGATAGGAAAAAGCGGGGAGAGGGTCAAGCTGAACCGCTCGATGCTGATGCGCAGGTTTGGCTGTGACCTGAAGCTTCTAAGCAAATGAATTTTCAGGCCTTCTTGCGACTTTAAAGACATGATAAAAAAGGTTTGGTATTATAATTTAATCCGGCATTTGAAATGAAAAGAACAGGGAAAGATAAAACAAGAAAACAAAAATTGAATTGAAGTAAAACAAGGCAACAATTTCGAGGATGATTATTATGGGCAACGGCGAATTCGCGGGCAGGGACGTGCAAAGGAGAAGAAAACATCAGCGCTGGCTCAAAAAGCCATGGAAGCGCAGGAAGCTCAAGCTCAAGGAA contains:
- a CDS encoding NusA-like transcription termination signal-binding factor, whose protein sequence is MVELTSDHLKCMSLFEQLTGTVVKDCLIDPGAFYFVVKQGDLGKAIGRKGSSINRTRTAFGKSVYVVEDADTMEQFIKNMFANINVTNINVHEKLNTRTAYVTVDESDRGASIGKSGERVKLNRSMLMRRFGCDLKLLSK